In Pseudomonas hamedanensis, a single window of DNA contains:
- the tilS gene encoding tRNA lysidine(34) synthetase TilS: protein MGQSPIDLPSWLLLNLEPWRHATHWRIAFSGGLDSTVLLHLLVTLAKNESLPALSAIHIHHGLQAAADAWPQHCQAVCDAWGVPLQVQRVRVQPGASLERAARDARYTVFSSLTQTNEVLLTGQHRDDQAETLLFRLLRGAGVRGLGGMPSQRPVGQGVLVRPLLDVGRAELERYAQAHQLRWIEDPSNQDQHFSRNFLRQRIMPALTERWPQAQASLSRTAAHLREAQGLLDELARIDLAQAETAHEFDWLGVPSLALAPLAALSAARQRNALSHWLEPLTRLPDTDHWSGWTHLRDAAQDAAPVWRLADGELHRGAGRLWWLSGDWLQAPVIGGEWQAPASALRLPGNGRVMFSGQPPQGPLRIAYRQGGEVLRLADRGHRDLKRLLNERAVPGFLRGRLPLLFRGDELLAVANLAGLDGDTHGDWKLHWQPTDEDLGLR, encoded by the coding sequence ATGGGCCAGTCCCCGATTGATTTGCCATCCTGGCTTCTGCTGAACCTTGAGCCTTGGCGCCACGCCACTCACTGGCGCATCGCGTTTTCCGGTGGCCTCGATTCCACTGTCCTCCTGCACCTTCTTGTCACTCTGGCAAAAAACGAATCCCTCCCTGCGCTAAGCGCTATCCACATCCATCACGGTCTTCAAGCTGCGGCAGATGCGTGGCCGCAACATTGCCAAGCCGTTTGCGATGCTTGGGGTGTGCCGTTGCAAGTGCAGCGGGTGAGGGTGCAACCGGGGGCGAGCCTTGAGCGGGCGGCGCGGGATGCGCGGTATACGGTGTTCAGTTCGCTGACGCAGACCAATGAGGTGCTGCTGACCGGCCAGCACCGCGACGATCAAGCGGAAACGCTACTGTTTCGGCTGTTGCGCGGTGCCGGTGTGCGCGGGCTTGGCGGGATGCCATCGCAGCGGCCAGTGGGGCAGGGCGTGTTGGTTCGTCCGTTACTGGATGTTGGCCGCGCCGAGCTGGAACGTTATGCACAGGCTCATCAGTTGCGCTGGATCGAGGACCCGTCGAATCAGGATCAGCACTTCTCACGAAACTTTCTGCGCCAGCGGATCATGCCTGCGTTGACCGAGCGCTGGCCGCAAGCGCAGGCCAGCCTGTCGCGCACGGCTGCGCATCTGCGTGAGGCGCAAGGCTTGCTGGATGAACTGGCGCGGATCGACCTGGCACAGGCCGAAACGGCCCATGAATTCGACTGGCTGGGTGTGCCATCGCTGGCGCTGGCTCCGTTGGCCGCCTTGTCCGCCGCGCGCCAGCGAAACGCCCTCAGTCACTGGCTCGAACCGCTGACTCGTCTGCCCGACACTGACCATTGGTCGGGTTGGACCCATCTGCGCGACGCGGCCCAGGATGCTGCACCGGTCTGGCGACTGGCCGATGGCGAACTGCACCGCGGCGCTGGCCGCCTCTGGTGGCTGAGCGGCGACTGGCTGCAAGCTCCAGTGATCGGCGGCGAATGGCAGGCCCCGGCGTCAGCGCTACGCTTGCCGGGTAACGGTCGCGTCATGTTCAGTGGGCAGCCTCCCCAGGGGCCGCTGCGGATTGCTTATCGGCAGGGCGGCGAAGTGCTGCGGCTGGCCGACCGTGGTCACCGTGATTTAAAGCGCCTGCTCAACGAGCGCGCGGTGCCGGGTTTCTTGCGTGGCAGATTGCCGCTGCTGTTTCGCGGCGATGAATTACTCGCGGTGGCCAACCTGGCGGGCCTTGATGGCGATACGCACGGCGACTGGAAATTGCATTGGCAGCCAACAGACGAAGATCTAGGTTTGAGATGA
- a CDS encoding acetyl-CoA carboxylase carboxyltransferase subunit alpha, with product MNPNFLDFEQPIADLQAKIEELRLVGNDNSLNIGDEISRLQDKSRTLTEDIFGKLTSWQIARLARHPKRPYTLDYIEHIFTEFDELHGDRHFSDDAAIVGGIARLEDQPVMIIGHQKGREVREKVRRNFGMPRPEGYRKACRLMEMAERFKMPILTFIDTPGAYPGIDAEDRNQSEAIAWNLRVMSRLKTPIIATVIGEGGSGGALAIGVCDQLNMLQYSTYAVISPEGCASILWKTAEKAPDAAEAMGITAERLKGLGIVDKVIGEPLGGAHRDPAAAAASIRAELSSQLAMLKQFDNEALLKRRYDRLMSYGL from the coding sequence ATGAACCCGAATTTTCTAGATTTCGAACAGCCGATCGCCGACCTGCAAGCCAAGATCGAAGAGTTGCGCTTGGTCGGTAATGACAATTCGCTGAATATCGGCGATGAGATCTCCCGCCTGCAGGACAAGAGCAGAACGCTGACCGAAGACATCTTCGGCAAGCTGACCAGCTGGCAGATCGCACGCCTGGCGCGCCACCCGAAACGCCCTTACACCCTCGATTACATCGAACACATCTTCACCGAGTTCGATGAACTGCACGGTGACCGTCACTTCTCCGACGACGCTGCCATTGTTGGTGGTATCGCCCGCCTGGAAGACCAGCCGGTGATGATCATCGGCCACCAGAAGGGCCGTGAAGTCCGCGAGAAGGTACGCCGCAACTTCGGCATGCCGCGTCCGGAAGGCTACCGCAAGGCTTGCCGTCTGATGGAAATGGCCGAGCGTTTCAAGATGCCGATCCTGACCTTCATCGACACCCCGGGCGCCTACCCTGGTATCGACGCTGAAGATCGCAACCAGAGCGAAGCGATCGCCTGGAACCTGCGTGTGATGTCGCGTCTGAAAACCCCGATCATCGCCACTGTGATCGGTGAAGGTGGTTCCGGCGGTGCGCTGGCCATCGGTGTCTGCGATCAGTTGAACATGCTGCAATATTCCACCTACGCGGTGATCTCGCCGGAAGGTTGCGCGTCGATCCTGTGGAAAACCGCAGAAAAAGCACCGGATGCCGCCGAAGCGATGGGCATCACCGCTGAGCGTCTGAAAGGCCTGGGTATTGTCGACAAGGTGATCGGCGAGCCACTGGGCGGCGCGCATCGTGATCCGGCGGCTGCTGCGGCGTCGATCCGTGCCGAGCTGAGCTCGCAACTGGCGATGCTCAAGCAGTTCGATAACGAAGCGCTGCTCAAGCGCCGTTACGATCGCCTGATGAGCTACGGTCTCTAA
- the dnaE gene encoding DNA polymerase III subunit alpha — translation MPASFVHLRLHTEYSLVDGLVRIKPLVKALTGMNMPAVAVTDQNNMCSLVKFYKNAMGAGIKPICGADLWLANKDPDAPLSRISLLVMNAKGYRNLTELISRGFIEGQRNGMVIVEREWVAEASEGLIMLSAAKEGEIGMAMIGGNPAEAEALAREWMAVFPDRFYLEIQRTNRPNDEEQLHGAVALADKLGAPLVATNDVRFIKQEDFAAHETRVCIGEGRALDDPRRSKNYSDQQYLKSAEEMIELFSDIPDAVENTVEIAKRCNIEVKLGTHFLPNFPIPDGMTIDEYFRKVSFDGLEERLAVLLPKDTTEDYEAKRQVYVDRLNFELDIIIQMGFPGYFLIVMDFIQWAKSNGVPVGPGRGSGAGSLVAYVQKITDLDPLEYDLLFERFLNPERVSMPDFDVDFCMDGRDRVIDYVAEKYGRNAVSQIITFGSMAAKAVVRDVARVQGKSYGLADRLSKMIPFEVGMTLEKAYEQEEILRDFIKVDEEAAEIWEMARKLEGVVRNVGKHAGGVVIAPTKLTDFSPIYCDEAGDGLVTQFDKDDVEAAGLVKFDFLGLRTLTIIDWALKTINRDRAKVNEPPLDIAFIPLDDKPTYTLLQKAETTAVFQLESRGMKELIKKLKPDCLEDLIALVALFRPGPLQSGMVDDFINRKHGRAELAYPHSDYQYDGLKPVLAPTYGIILYQEQVMQIAQVMAGYTLGGADMLRRAMGKKKPEEMAKQRGGFIEGCATNGIDADLAGNIFDLVEKFAGYGFNKSHSAAYGLVSYQTAWLKAHYPAPFMAAVLSADMHNTDKVVTLIEEVRTMKLRLDAPDVNTSEFKFTVNDDGRIVYGLGAIKGVGEGPVEAITEARQAGPFKDLFDFCARVDLKRINKRTLDGLIRSGALDRLGPYFHDEQKAYQANIDRNRAVLLAAMEEAIKAAEQTARTHDSGHADLFGGLFVEEDADVYASHRKAKELTLKERLKGEKDTLGLYLTGHPIDEYEGEIRRFARQRIIDLKPARDTQTVAGMIIALRVMKNKKGDKMGFITLDDRSGRIEASLFAEAFHSAQSLLQTDAMVVVEGEVSNDDFSGGLRLRVKRVMSMEDARTNLAESLRLKLHTQDLKGDQLRWLGELLKRHRGACPITMEYTSPEAKTLLQFGETWRIDPADALIQALRDQFGRDNVFLQYR, via the coding sequence ATGCCGGCTTCATTCGTTCATCTACGCCTGCACACTGAATACTCCCTGGTCGACGGGCTGGTGCGAATCAAGCCGCTGGTCAAGGCGCTGACGGGCATGAACATGCCGGCGGTCGCGGTCACCGATCAGAACAACATGTGTTCGCTGGTCAAGTTCTATAAAAACGCCATGGGCGCAGGCATCAAGCCGATCTGCGGCGCCGACCTGTGGCTGGCGAACAAGGATCCGGATGCGCCGCTGAGCCGCATCAGCCTGTTGGTGATGAATGCCAAGGGCTATCGCAACCTGACCGAGTTGATCTCGCGCGGTTTCATTGAAGGCCAGCGCAACGGCATGGTCATCGTCGAGCGCGAGTGGGTCGCCGAGGCCAGCGAAGGCCTGATCATGCTGTCCGCCGCCAAAGAAGGCGAGATCGGCATGGCCATGATTGGCGGCAACCCGGCAGAGGCCGAGGCCTTGGCGCGCGAGTGGATGGCGGTGTTCCCGGATCGTTTCTATCTGGAAATCCAGCGCACCAACCGCCCGAACGACGAAGAGCAACTGCACGGTGCCGTGGCGCTCGCCGACAAGCTTGGCGCGCCGTTGGTGGCGACCAACGATGTGCGCTTCATCAAGCAGGAAGACTTCGCCGCCCACGAAACCCGCGTGTGCATCGGTGAGGGCCGTGCCCTCGACGATCCGCGGCGTTCGAAGAATTACAGCGATCAGCAGTACCTGAAAAGCGCCGAGGAAATGATCGAGCTGTTCAGCGACATTCCCGACGCTGTCGAAAACACCGTCGAGATCGCCAAACGCTGCAACATCGAAGTGAAACTGGGCACCCACTTTTTGCCCAACTTCCCGATTCCCGATGGCATGACCATCGACGAATATTTCCGCAAGGTCTCCTTCGACGGTCTCGAAGAACGACTGGCGGTACTGCTGCCCAAGGACACCACCGAAGATTACGAAGCCAAGCGCCAGGTCTATGTCGACCGCTTGAATTTCGAGCTGGATATCATCATCCAGATGGGCTTCCCCGGTTACTTCCTGATCGTGATGGACTTTATCCAGTGGGCCAAGAGCAACGGCGTGCCGGTCGGTCCTGGCCGGGGGTCGGGTGCCGGCTCGCTGGTGGCTTATGTCCAGAAGATTACCGATCTCGACCCGCTGGAATATGACCTGCTGTTCGAACGTTTCCTCAACCCGGAACGGGTCTCGATGCCCGACTTCGACGTCGACTTCTGTATGGACGGCCGTGACCGGGTGATCGACTACGTGGCCGAGAAGTACGGCCGCAATGCGGTCAGCCAGATCATCACGTTCGGTTCCATGGCCGCCAAGGCTGTGGTCCGCGACGTGGCGCGGGTGCAGGGCAAGTCCTACGGCCTGGCCGATCGCCTGTCGAAGATGATTCCGTTCGAAGTCGGCATGACCCTGGAAAAAGCCTACGAGCAGGAAGAAATCCTGCGTGACTTCATCAAGGTCGATGAAGAAGCGGCGGAAATCTGGGAAATGGCGCGCAAGCTCGAGGGCGTGGTGCGTAACGTCGGTAAACACGCCGGTGGTGTGGTCATCGCGCCGACCAAGCTGACCGACTTCTCGCCGATCTACTGCGACGAGGCCGGCGACGGTCTGGTGACCCAGTTCGACAAGGACGACGTTGAGGCGGCCGGTCTGGTGAAGTTCGACTTCCTCGGCCTGCGAACCCTGACGATCATCGACTGGGCGCTGAAAACCATCAACCGCGACCGCGCCAAGGTCAACGAGCCGCCACTGGATATCGCGTTTATCCCGCTGGACGACAAACCGACCTACACGCTGCTGCAAAAAGCCGAAACCACGGCGGTGTTCCAGCTTGAGTCGCGGGGCATGAAAGAGCTGATCAAAAAGCTCAAGCCCGACTGCCTGGAAGACTTGATCGCACTGGTGGCACTGTTCCGTCCAGGTCCGCTGCAATCGGGCATGGTGGACGACTTCATCAACCGTAAGCACGGTCGCGCCGAATTGGCCTACCCGCACTCGGATTACCAGTACGACGGCCTCAAGCCAGTCCTGGCACCGACTTACGGCATCATCCTGTACCAGGAACAGGTGATGCAGATTGCCCAGGTCATGGCCGGTTACACCCTCGGCGGTGCGGACATGCTGCGGCGAGCCATGGGTAAGAAAAAACCCGAAGAAATGGCCAAGCAGCGCGGCGGCTTCATTGAAGGTTGTGCGACCAACGGCATCGACGCCGATCTGGCCGGTAACATTTTCGACCTGGTGGAAAAATTCGCCGGTTACGGCTTCAACAAATCCCACTCCGCCGCCTACGGCCTGGTGTCGTACCAGACCGCCTGGCTGAAAGCCCACTATCCGGCGCCGTTCATGGCCGCGGTACTCTCGGCGGATATGCACAACACCGACAAGGTCGTGACCTTGATCGAAGAAGTGCGCACGATGAAGCTGCGCCTCGACGCGCCGGACGTGAACACCTCTGAGTTCAAGTTCACGGTGAACGACGACGGCCGCATCGTCTACGGCCTCGGCGCGATCAAAGGCGTCGGTGAAGGTCCGGTGGAAGCGATCACTGAAGCGCGTCAGGCCGGTCCGTTCAAGGATCTGTTCGATTTCTGCGCCCGCGTCGACCTCAAACGCATCAACAAGCGCACCCTCGACGGTTTGATCCGCAGCGGTGCCCTGGATCGTCTGGGCCCGTACTTCCATGACGAGCAAAAGGCTTATCAGGCCAACATCGACCGCAACCGCGCCGTGCTGCTGGCGGCGATGGAAGAGGCGATCAAGGCTGCCGAGCAGACCGCGCGTACCCACGACTCCGGTCACGCCGACTTGTTTGGCGGCTTGTTCGTCGAGGAAGACGCCGATGTTTACGCCAGCCATCGCAAGGCCAAGGAGCTGACCCTGAAGGAACGCCTCAAAGGTGAAAAAGACACCTTGGGCCTGTACCTGACCGGTCACCCGATTGACGAGTACGAAGGCGAGATTCGCCGTTTCGCCCGTCAGCGCATCATCGACCTGAAACCGGCCCGCGACACCCAGACCGTGGCGGGAATGATCATTGCCCTGCGGGTGATGAAGAACAAAAAGGGCGACAAGATGGGCTTCATCACCCTCGACGACCGCTCGGGGCGGATCGAGGCGTCGCTGTTTGCCGAAGCGTTCCATTCGGCGCAATCGCTGTTGCAGACCGACGCGATGGTGGTGGTCGAAGGCGAAGTCAGCAACGACGACTTCTCCGGCGGCCTGCGCCTGCGGGTCAAGCGGGTGATGAGCATGGAGGATGCGCGCACCAACCTGGCCGAGAGCTTGCGCCTGAAACTGCACACCCAGGACCTCAAAGGCGATCAGCTACGCTGGTTGGGTGAGTTGCTCAAGCGTCATCGTGGCGCCTGCCCGATCACCATGGAGTACACCAGCCCCGAAGCGAAGACCTTGCTGCAGTTCGGCGAGACCTGGCGGATCGACCCGGCGGATGCGTTGATTCAAGCACTGCGTGACCAGTTCGGGCGAGACAACGTCTTCCTCCAATACCGTTGA
- the rnhB gene encoding ribonuclease HII, with the protein MQMGLDFTLVAEVEELVAGVDEVGRGPLCGAVVTAAVILDPNRPILGLDDSKKLTEAKREKLYDEICEKALSWCIARAEVEEIDELNILHATMLAMQRAVAGLHIQPKLAMIDGNRCPQLPMRAEAVIQGDGKVPAIAAASILAKVSRDREMAAFELIYPGYGIGGHKGYPTPVHLEALARLGPTPIHRRSFAPVRLAYEALESLTQV; encoded by the coding sequence ATGCAGATGGGCCTGGATTTCACCCTGGTCGCTGAAGTCGAAGAATTGGTCGCCGGTGTCGATGAAGTCGGCCGCGGCCCGTTGTGCGGTGCAGTCGTGACGGCGGCGGTAATCCTCGACCCGAACCGGCCGATCCTTGGTCTCGACGACTCGAAGAAACTCACCGAGGCCAAGCGCGAAAAGCTCTACGACGAGATTTGCGAAAAGGCCCTGAGCTGGTGCATTGCCCGTGCCGAGGTCGAAGAAATCGACGAGCTGAACATCCTCCACGCGACCATGCTGGCGATGCAGCGTGCGGTGGCCGGCCTGCACATCCAGCCGAAACTGGCGATGATCGACGGCAACCGCTGCCCGCAACTGCCGATGCGCGCTGAGGCGGTGATTCAGGGCGACGGCAAGGTGCCAGCGATCGCGGCGGCGTCGATTCTGGCCAAGGTCAGTCGCGACCGCGAAATGGCAGCGTTCGAATTGATCTATCCGGGCTACGGCATCGGCGGTCATAAAGGCTACCCGACCCCCGTTCATCTGGAAGCGTTGGCACGGCTCGGTCCGACGCCGATTCACCGCCGCTCGTTCGCCCCGGTACGCCTGGCTTACGAGGCGCTGGAAAGCCTGACGCAGGTTTAG
- the lpxB gene encoding lipid-A-disaccharide synthase, whose product MASLRIALVAGEASGDILGAGLMRALKAQHPAIEFIGVGGPLMQAEGLTSYFPMERLSVMGLVEVLGRLRELLKRRKDLIATLIAQKPDVFIGIDAPDFTLNIELKLRQAGIKTVHYVSPSVWAWRQKRVLKIREGCDLMLTLLPFEARFYEEKGVPVRFVGHTLADTIPLEADRAAARAELGLPDGPLVALMPGSRGGEVSRLGALFLDTAERLRAMRPGLRFVIPCANPERREQIETLLAGRDLPVTLLDGKSHLALAACNAVLIASGTATLEALLYKRPMVVAYRLAPLTFWILKRMVKSPYVSLPNLLAQRLLVPELLQDDATVEALAQTLSPLIDGGEEQTRGFDEIHRTLRRDASNQAADAVLNLIGEKR is encoded by the coding sequence ATGGCCAGTCTGCGTATTGCGCTGGTGGCGGGTGAGGCTTCCGGTGACATTCTCGGCGCCGGCCTCATGCGTGCGCTCAAGGCTCAACACCCGGCGATCGAATTTATCGGCGTCGGCGGTCCGCTGATGCAGGCCGAAGGCCTGACGTCGTATTTCCCGATGGAACGCTTGTCGGTCATGGGCCTGGTGGAAGTTCTCGGTCGGCTGCGCGAGCTGCTTAAACGCCGCAAGGACCTGATCGCCACGCTGATCGCTCAGAAGCCGGACGTGTTCATTGGCATCGACGCGCCGGACTTCACCCTCAATATCGAACTCAAGCTGCGTCAGGCCGGGATCAAGACCGTGCACTACGTCAGCCCGTCGGTGTGGGCGTGGCGACAAAAGCGTGTGCTGAAGATCCGCGAAGGCTGCGACCTGATGCTCACGTTGCTGCCGTTCGAAGCCCGATTCTATGAAGAAAAAGGCGTGCCGGTGCGTTTCGTCGGCCACACCCTGGCCGATACCATTCCGCTGGAAGCCGATCGCGCCGCCGCGCGTGCCGAGCTGGGCTTGCCCGACGGGCCGCTGGTGGCCCTGATGCCGGGCAGCCGTGGCGGTGAAGTCAGTCGCCTCGGCGCGCTGTTCCTCGACACTGCCGAACGCCTGCGCGCGATGCGCCCGGGGTTGCGTTTTGTGATTCCGTGCGCCAATCCTGAGCGTCGTGAGCAAATCGAAACCCTGCTGGCCGGTCGAGATCTGCCGGTGACGCTGCTCGACGGCAAATCGCATCTGGCCTTGGCCGCCTGCAACGCCGTGTTGATCGCCTCCGGCACCGCGACCCTTGAAGCGCTGTTGTACAAGCGGCCGATGGTGGTGGCGTATCGTCTGGCGCCGCTGACGTTCTGGATCCTCAAGCGCATGGTCAAGAGTCCATACGTCTCGTTGCCGAACCTGCTCGCCCAGCGCTTGCTGGTGCCGGAGCTGTTGCAGGATGACGCAACGGTCGAGGCCTTGGCGCAGACCCTGTCACCATTGATTGACGGCGGTGAGGAACAGACCCGCGGCTTCGACGAGATCCACCGCACATTGCGGCGCGATGCTTCCAATCAGGCGGCGGACGCCGTCCTTAACCTGATCGGCGAAAAACGATGA
- the lpxA gene encoding acyl-ACP--UDP-N-acetylglucosamine O-acyltransferase encodes MSLIDPRAIIDPSAVLADGVEVGPWSIIGAGVEIGEGTVIGPHVILKGPTRIGKHNRIYQFSSVGEDTPDLKYKGEETRLVIGDHNVIREGVTIHRGTVQDRSETTLGDHNLIMAYAHIGHDSVIGNHCILVNNTALAGHVHVDDWAILSGFTLVHQYCHIGAHSFSGMGTAIGKDVPAFVTVFGNPAEARSMNFEGMRRRGFSEDAIHALRRAYKTVYRQGLTVEQALAELVEPSAQFPEVAVFRDSIQASTRGITR; translated from the coding sequence ATGAGTTTGATTGACCCTCGCGCAATCATCGATCCGTCTGCCGTCCTGGCTGACGGCGTCGAGGTCGGCCCGTGGTCGATCATCGGCGCAGGTGTGGAAATCGGCGAGGGTACCGTGATCGGGCCGCATGTGATCCTCAAGGGGCCGACCCGCATTGGTAAACACAATCGCATCTACCAGTTCTCTTCGGTAGGCGAAGACACCCCGGATCTGAAGTACAAGGGCGAGGAAACCCGCCTGGTGATCGGTGACCACAACGTCATCCGCGAAGGCGTGACCATTCACCGTGGCACCGTTCAGGATCGCTCGGAAACCACGCTGGGTGATCACAACCTGATCATGGCCTATGCCCACATCGGTCACGACAGTGTCATCGGCAACCACTGCATTCTGGTCAACAACACCGCGTTGGCGGGCCATGTGCATGTTGATGATTGGGCGATCCTCTCCGGTTTCACCCTGGTGCATCAGTATTGCCACATCGGCGCCCACAGCTTTTCCGGCATGGGCACGGCGATCGGCAAGGACGTTCCGGCGTTTGTCACGGTATTCGGCAACCCGGCCGAAGCCCGCAGCATGAACTTCGAAGGCATGCGCCGTCGTGGCTTCAGCGAAGATGCGATCCATGCGCTGCGTCGCGCCTATAAAACCGTCTATCGCCAAGGGCTGACGGTCGAGCAGGCGTTGGCCGAACTGGTCGAACCTTCTGCGCAGTTCCCTGAAGTCGCCGTGTTCCGCGATTCGATCCAGGCGTCGACTCGCGGCATCACCCGCTGA
- the fabZ gene encoding 3-hydroxyacyl-ACP dehydratase FabZ, producing MMDINEIREYLPHRYPFLLVDRVVELDTEGKRIRAYKNVSINEPFFNGHFPAHPIMPGVLIIEAMAQAAGILGFKMLDVKPADGTLYYFVGSDKLRFRQPVKPGDQLILEATFISCKRKIWKFECQASVDGKPVCSAEIICAEQKV from the coding sequence ATGATGGACATCAACGAGATTCGCGAATACCTGCCTCACCGTTACCCGTTCCTGCTGGTGGACCGGGTGGTGGAACTGGACACTGAAGGCAAGCGCATTCGCGCCTACAAGAATGTCAGCATCAATGAGCCGTTTTTCAATGGTCACTTCCCGGCGCATCCGATCATGCCGGGCGTGCTGATCATCGAAGCGATGGCTCAGGCTGCCGGGATCCTCGGTTTCAAAATGCTTGACGTCAAACCGGCCGACGGCACCCTGTACTACTTCGTCGGTTCCGACAAGCTGCGCTTCCGCCAGCCTGTCAAACCGGGCGACCAGTTGATCCTCGAAGCGACCTTCATCAGTTGCAAGCGCAAGATCTGGAAATTCGAGTGCCAGGCTTCGGTGGATGGCAAGCCGGTCTGCTCGGCCGAGATCATCTGTGCGGAACAAAAAGTATGA
- the lpxD gene encoding UDP-3-O-(3-hydroxymyristoyl)glucosamine N-acyltransferase: MTVTIKLGQLAEYLGATLRGDPEKQITGLATLQEAGPAQLSFLANPQYRKYLAGSQAAALLLKDADAEGFAGNALVVPDPYLAYARLSHLFDPKPKAAAGIHSTAVIAADAVVDPSASIGPFVVIEAGARIGANVTLGAHCVVGARSEIGEGGWLAPRVTLYHDVRIGKRVVIQSGAVLGGEGFGFANEKGVWQKIAQIGGVTIGDDVEIGVNTAIDRGALADTVIGNGVKLDNQIQIAHNVQVGDHTAMAACVGISGSTKIGKHCMLAGGVGLVGHIEICDNVFLTGMTMVTHSITEPGAYSSGTAMQPAAEWRKSAARIRQLDDIARRLKQLEKRVGEVTPDGNASSDG; encoded by the coding sequence ATGACCGTGACTATCAAACTCGGCCAGTTGGCCGAGTACCTCGGCGCCACCCTGCGTGGCGACCCGGAGAAGCAAATTACTGGGCTAGCCACTTTACAAGAGGCTGGCCCAGCTCAGTTGAGCTTTCTGGCAAATCCCCAATACCGCAAATACCTGGCCGGTTCGCAGGCGGCTGCACTGCTGCTCAAGGACGCCGACGCTGAAGGTTTTGCCGGAAATGCGTTGGTGGTGCCGGATCCTTATCTGGCTTACGCGCGCCTCTCGCATTTGTTCGATCCGAAACCAAAAGCGGCTGCGGGGATACATTCGACAGCGGTGATTGCAGCGGACGCGGTAGTCGATCCTAGTGCCAGCATCGGCCCGTTCGTGGTGATCGAAGCCGGCGCGCGGATTGGCGCAAACGTGACGCTGGGCGCGCATTGCGTCGTCGGTGCTCGCAGTGAAATCGGCGAAGGTGGCTGGCTCGCGCCGCGCGTGACGCTGTATCACGATGTGCGCATCGGCAAACGCGTGGTCATCCAGTCCGGTGCGGTGCTCGGCGGCGAAGGTTTCGGTTTTGCCAATGAGAAAGGCGTCTGGCAGAAAATTGCCCAGATTGGTGGCGTGACCATCGGCGACGATGTCGAGATCGGCGTGAACACCGCCATCGACCGCGGCGCGCTGGCCGATACCGTGATTGGCAATGGCGTGAAGCTCGACAACCAGATCCAGATTGCGCACAACGTCCAGGTCGGTGATCACACCGCCATGGCCGCCTGTGTCGGCATTTCAGGCAGCACCAAAATCGGCAAGCACTGCATGCTCGCCGGTGGTGTCGGTCTGGTCGGCCACATTGAAATTTGCGACAACGTTTTCCTGACCGGGATGACCATGGTGACCCACTCGATTACCGAGCCGGGCGCTTACTCATCCGGTACAGCCATGCAACCGGCGGCCGAATGGCGCAAAAGCGCGGCCCGCATTCGTCAGCTCGATGACATCGCGCGACGGTTGAAACAGCTGGAAAAGCGCGTCGGGGAAGTGACCCCTGACGGTAATGCTTCATCTGATGGCTGA
- a CDS encoding OmpH family outer membrane protein, with protein MRKLTQLVLLASVLVAGPAFADMKIAVLNYQMALLESDAAKKYAVDAEKKFGPQLTKLKTLESSAKGIQDRLMAGGDKMQQGERERLELEFKQKARDFQFQSKELNEAKAVADREMLKQLKPKLDSAVEEVIKKGGFDLVFERGAVIDVKPQYDITRQVIERMNQLK; from the coding sequence GTGCGTAAGTTGACTCAATTGGTTCTCCTGGCCTCCGTACTGGTGGCAGGCCCGGCGTTTGCCGACATGAAAATTGCCGTGCTGAACTATCAGATGGCCTTGCTGGAATCCGACGCGGCCAAGAAGTACGCCGTGGATGCCGAGAAGAAATTCGGCCCGCAACTGACCAAGCTGAAAACCCTGGAAAGCAGCGCCAAAGGCATTCAGGACCGTCTGATGGCCGGTGGCGACAAGATGCAGCAGGGCGAGCGTGAGCGTCTGGAGCTGGAATTCAAGCAAAAGGCCCGTGACTTCCAGTTCCAGTCCAAGGAACTGAACGAAGCCAAAGCCGTTGCCGACCGCGAAATGCTCAAGCAGCTGAAGCCGAAGCTGGACAGCGCTGTGGAAGAAGTCATCAAGAAAGGTGGTTTTGACCTGGTGTTCGAGCGTGGCGCAGTGATCGATGTCAAGCCTCAGTACGACATCACGCGCCAGGTTATCGAGCGCATGAATCAGCTGAAGTAA